In Penaeus chinensis breed Huanghai No. 1 chromosome 26, ASM1920278v2, whole genome shotgun sequence, a single genomic region encodes these proteins:
- the LOC125038894 gene encoding vacuolar protein sorting-associated protein 18 homolog, producing MATLFDQYESQQQGLGGGPSQSILGTTTFKNQKLEEEAAIFLKDRQVNFSPPHPITHLVVSNRHLVLAMANKTLIRINLLQPNSLEEVDISKFALQAKIHNIFLDPLGQHLLISVISRDGSTPVDTLYLPLRTNKPKSTAKLKGHLITSVGWNWKNQSESSTGPILVGTSKGMILEMELTSDERFFQSGHEEYCKQVFDLKKDAPVAVTEIEVCNAPTDDLQCLVLCAMNDKLYQFAGRLKSMEERPMYLSLFNNYLGLPPKFHILPSSWKTSWLQLYHLPNKGPKHFAWMTEEGVCTGDIVWGGGAQDDMTVNKKLHTYPEGVDSSVLPCGLIVCEFHVLIVWPDKIRGMCILNNQVVFEGVIPEECGKLVGISKDPIKGTIWVYAERGVFKYKVDREGRNVWRIYLDQGNYELAKKHCNADPACLSVVLLQEAQDLFQKKEYLQSAMLFAKTLASFEEITLKFVEVEEEEALKIYLHEKLDGLKKSEQTQVTLVVMWLLELYLKQLGNLRDAGKRHTQDYNNCDEQLKALFRDPKVQQCVRNNSTAIYELLSSHDDQDNYVNVCLMLKDYDRVLRHLMRHGRHIEALEVMTNQGSEQLFYQHIPTLLQAIPRAAVDALIAQGRRLNPIKLLPSLVHCHTAYGNGADVLRYLEYCVDKLDVTDQVLHNFLITLYASQAPKKLLPYFKLQGDDSQSVCYDVKFALRECMSVGEEQACVHILTTMGLYQEAVELALRLDTNLAKATANRPKYDQDLRKKLWLMIAAHVVQKEQDVSRAMEVLKECDLIKIEDILPFFPDFVTIDQFKDAICSSLQEYNQHIEDLKTEMEDASKAAENIRKDIQKFKQKYSHVHAQDRCCECNYPLLTRPFYLFPCSHKFHQDCLLDAVMNYLSDVKAKKVSELKGKLLAISNDESGTGTGGLWGDREQIRAEIDSIVAGECLYCGDNVVANVDTPFISDKEWDAMMLEWQ from the coding sequence ATGGCGACGCTGTTCGACCAGTATGAGTCCCAGCAGCAGGGCCTGGGCGGGGGACCGAGCCAGTCCATCCTCGGGACAACGACCTTCAAGAACCAGAAGCTGGAGGAGGAAGCAGCGATTTTCCTGAAGGACAGGCAGGTAAACTTCTCGCCCCCGCACCCCATCACCCACCTGGTCGTGTCCAACCGCCACCTGGTTCTGGCCATGGCCAACAAGACCCTCATTCGCATCAACCTCCTCCAGCCCAACTCCTTAGAGGAGGTCGACATCAGCAAGTTTGCGCTGCAGGCCAAGATCCACAACATCTTTCTGGATCCGCTGGGACAGCACCTCCTCATCAGTGTCATCAGCAGGGATGGAAGCACTCCAGTGGACACGCTGTACCTGCCCTTGCGCACAAACAAGCCCAAGTCAACGGCGAAGCTCAAGGGACACCTCATAACATCCGTTGGGTGGAACTGGAAGAACCAGTCGGAGAGCTCGACCGGCCCCATCCTGGTTGGCACGTCCAAGGGCATGATCTTGGAGATGGAGTTGACCTCGGATGAGAGATTCTTCCAATCAGGTCATGAGGAATATTGCAAACAAGTTTTCGATCTGAAAAAGGACGCACCTGTAGCCGTGACAGAGATAGAGGTGTGCAATGCTCCCACAGATGACCTTCAGTGTCTGGTGTTGTGCGCTATGAATGACAAACTTTACCAGTTTGCAGGGAGACTGAAATCCATGGAGGAAAGACCCATGTACTTGTCTCTGTTTAACAACTACCTTGGCTTACCCCCAAAATTTCACATCCTGCCAAGCAGCTGGAAGACTTCATGGCTTCAGCTCTATCATCTGCCAAATAAGGGACCTAAGCATTTTGCGTGGATGACGGAGGAAGGGGTCTGCACTGGGGATATCGTATGGGGTGGGGGAGCACAGGATGACATGACAGTTAACAAGAAACTTCACACTTACCCAGAAGGTGTTGATAGCAGTGTCCTCCCATGTGGATTGATTGTATGTGAATTTCATGTGCTCATTGTGTGGCCCGACAAGATACGAGGCATGTGTATATTGAACAATCAAGTGGTGTTTGAAGGAGTAATTCCCGAAGAGTGTGGAAAACTAGTTGGCATTTCCAAAGACCCAATCAAGGGAACCATCTGGGTGTATGCCGAACGCGGAGTCTTCAAGTATAAGGTTGACCGAGAGGGCCGTAATGTTTGGCGCATCTACCTGGACCAGGGGAATTATGAACTAGCGAAGAAGCATTGCAATGCTGaccctgcttgcctgtctgttgtGCTCCTCCAGGAGGCTCAGGACCTCTTTCAGAAGAAGGAGTACTTGCAGAGTGCAATGCTCTTTGCAAAGACTCTAGCATCTTTTGAAGAGATTACTCTCAAATTtgtagaagtggaagaggaagaagctctTAAGATATACCTGCATGAGAAACTTGATGGGCTAAAGAAGAGTGAGCAGACTCAGGTCACGTTAGTAGTGATGTGGCTGCTAGAGCTCTACCTCAAGCAGTTAGGGAACTTGCGTGATGCTGGCAAGAGACACACACAAGACTATAACAATTGCGATGAACAGCTGAAAGCACTCTTCCGTGATCCCAAAGTACAGCAGTGTGTTAGAAATAACTCCACTGCCATTTATGAATTGCTCTCTTCCCATGATGACCAGGATAACTATGTCAATGTTTGCTTGATGTTGAAAGATTATGATCGTGTTTTAAGGCACCTCATGCGTCACGGAAGACACATAGAGGCCCTAGAGGTGATGACAAACCAAGGTTCTGAGCAGCTGTTTTACCAACACATCCCGACACTTCTTCAGGCTATTCCAAGAGCAGCTGTGGATGCCCTGATAGCACAGGGCAGAAGACTGAACCCAATCAAGCTTCTCCCAAGTCTTGTCCATTGCCACACTGCCTACGGAAATGGGGCAGATGTGCTGCGCTATCTGGAATATTGTGTGGATAAGTTGGATGTCACTGATCAAGTGTTGCATAACTTCTTGATTACCTTGTATGCATCTCAAGCTCCCAAGAAACTACTACCCTACTTCAAACTACAAGGTGATGATAGTCAGAGCGTGTGCTATGATGTTAAATTTGCTTTGAGGGAATGCATGTCAGTTGGAGAAGAGCAGGCCTGTGTGCACATTCTAACCACAATGGGATTGTACCAAGAGGCTGTGGAACTTGCCCTGAGATTAGACACAAACCTTGCAAAGGCAACAGCCAATCGGCCCAAGTATGATCAAGACTTGCGCAAGAAGCTCTGGCTCATGATTGCTGCCCACGTCGTTCAGAAAGAGCAAGACGTGTCACGAGCCATGGAAGTGTTGAAGGAGTGTGACCTTATTAAAATAGAAGATATCCTACCATTCTTCCCAGATTTTGTAACCATCGACCAATTCAAAGATGCCATATGCTCCTCACTGCAGGAGTATAACCAGCATATTGAAGACCTCAAGACAGAAATGGAGGATGCATCAAAGGCCGCAGAGAACATCCGCAAAGACATCCAGAAATTCAAGCAGAAATACTCACATGTCCATGCGCAGGATCGCTGTTGTGAGTGCAACTACCCTCTCCTTACGAGGCCCTTCTACCTATTCCCATGCTCACATAAGTTCCACCAAGACTGCCTCCTGGATGCTGTCATGAACTACCTCTCTGATGTGAAGGCGAAAAAGGTATCAGAACTTAAGGGGAAACTCCTGGCCATCTCGAATGACGAGAGcggaacaggaacaggaggctTATGGGGTGATAGGGAACAGATTAGGGCAGAGATTGACAGCATCGTTGCAGGGGAGTGCCTCTACTGTGGTGACAATGTTGTAGCAAATGTCGACACCCCATTTATTAGTGACAAAGAGTGGGATGCAATGATGTTAGAGTGGCAGTGA
- the LOC125038895 gene encoding uncharacterized protein LOC125038895, producing MAAAGWEIRGETVQLPPGVELDLPLGVLLANREVKPDSKEWVAETKVVVPNAAKEHEEKLRQKALAEKEKEMAALKKDMAERKAIADRILAEHRNDREQKKVTKPSKAIPLGSGRAAKMSEMLPKEGGG from the exons ATGGCTGCTGCGGGatgggagataagaggagaaaccGTCCAGCTTCCTCCCGGCGTAGAACTAGACCTACCCCTAGGAGTCCTCTTAGCCAACAG GGAAGTGAAACCTGACTCAAAGGAATGGGTAGCAGAGACTAAGGTGGTGGTGCCCAATGCTGCCAAAGAGCATGAAGAGAAGCTCCGTCAGAAAGCTTtggcagagaaggaaaaggagatggcagCTCTGAAGAAGGATATG GCAGAACGCAAGGCAATTGCCGACAGGATTTTAGCCGAGCATCGCAATGACAGGGAGCAAAAGAAAGTGACCAAGCCATCGAAAGCTATCCCCTTAGGCAGTGGTAGAGCGGCCAAAATGTCGGAAATGTTgccgaaggaaggtggaggatga